The Mycolicibacterium doricum genome includes a region encoding these proteins:
- a CDS encoding superoxide dismutase, translated as MAEYTLPDLDYDYGALEPHISGQINELHHSKHHATYVKGANDALSKLAEARESGDHSAIFLNEKNLAFHLGGHVNHTIWWKNLSPNGGDNPTGELAAAIDDAFGSFDSFRAQFTAAANGLQGSGWAVLGYDTLGQKLLTFQLFDQQGNVPLGIIPLLQVDMWEHAYYLQYKNVKADYVKAFWNVVNWDDVQSRFTKATNSASGIIVG; from the coding sequence GTGGCTGAATACACCTTGCCCGATCTTGATTACGATTACGGCGCGCTCGAACCGCACATCTCGGGGCAGATCAACGAGCTCCACCACAGCAAACACCACGCGACGTACGTGAAGGGGGCGAACGACGCCCTGTCGAAGTTGGCGGAGGCGCGGGAGTCCGGGGACCACTCCGCGATCTTCCTCAATGAGAAGAACCTGGCCTTCCACCTCGGTGGCCACGTGAACCACACCATCTGGTGGAAGAACCTCTCGCCCAACGGTGGCGACAATCCGACCGGTGAGCTGGCGGCCGCGATCGACGACGCGTTCGGTTCATTCGACAGCTTCCGCGCACAGTTCACCGCCGCGGCCAACGGACTGCAGGGTTCCGGCTGGGCGGTGCTCGGTTACGACACACTGGGCCAGAAGCTGCTGACCTTCCAACTGTTCGATCAGCAGGGCAACGTCCCGCTGGGCATCATCCCGCTGCTGCAGGTCGACATGTGGGAGCACGCGTACTACCTGCAGTACAAGAACGTGAAGGCCGACTACGTGAAAGCGTTCTGGAACGTCGTCAACTGGGACGACGTGCAGAGCCGTTTCACCAAGGCCACCAACTCGGCCAGCGGCATCATCGTCGGCTGA
- a CDS encoding peptidase, whose amino-acid sequence METGSGRAIEIAPFHSGGSLKGFVVSGRWPDSTKEWAQLLTVAVRVASLPGLLSTTTIFGVREELPDEPEPGTVGLVLAEGTVVGDAAVPPGYFAERQPPALLMLHPPSETTPSLPECSGAASGCVLLPGLPHLGLEHRAAWVEAESDGTVTSMVSRVGVDPISHPDTAVLAMLLVA is encoded by the coding sequence ATGGAGACAGGGTCCGGTCGGGCGATCGAGATCGCGCCCTTTCATTCCGGCGGTTCACTCAAAGGCTTCGTCGTGTCGGGGCGCTGGCCCGACTCGACCAAGGAGTGGGCGCAGTTGCTGACGGTCGCCGTCCGCGTTGCGTCACTGCCCGGATTGCTCTCGACGACAACGATATTCGGTGTGCGCGAGGAGTTACCCGACGAGCCGGAACCGGGCACCGTCGGGCTGGTGCTCGCCGAGGGCACCGTCGTCGGGGACGCCGCCGTGCCGCCCGGCTACTTCGCCGAGCGCCAACCACCCGCCCTGCTGATGCTGCATCCGCCGTCGGAGACCACCCCGTCGCTGCCGGAATGCAGCGGGGCCGCATCAGGCTGTGTCCTCCTGCCGGGCCTGCCGCATCTGGGGCTCGAGCACCGGGCAGCCTGGGTGGAGGCGGAATCCGACGGGACCGTCACTTCGATGGTCAGCCGTGTCGGAGTCGACCCCATCAGCCATCCCGACACCGCGGTGCTGGCCATGCTGCTCGTCGCGTGA
- a CDS encoding TetR/AcrR family transcriptional regulator — translation MTTASEARAPRGRRSARPSGDDREQAILATAEQLLDARPFAEISVDDLAKGAGISRPTFYFYFGSKESVLLTLWERVIREADTALERAASTATSENVWRPGIKVFFDTFGAHRAVTVAASSSDNAEIRDVFGKFMQKWIDFTAATIEAERRRGAAPETLPAHDLATALNLMNERTLLAAFAGQTPGIPPDRVLDSLVHVWTCAVYGECR, via the coding sequence GTGACCACCGCCAGCGAGGCCCGGGCACCGCGCGGCCGCAGGTCGGCCCGGCCCTCGGGCGACGACCGTGAACAGGCGATCCTGGCTACCGCCGAACAGCTACTCGACGCGCGCCCGTTCGCCGAGATCTCCGTGGACGACCTGGCGAAGGGTGCGGGTATCTCGCGCCCGACCTTCTACTTCTACTTCGGCTCCAAAGAATCCGTACTGCTGACGCTGTGGGAGCGGGTCATCAGGGAGGCCGATACCGCGCTCGAGCGGGCCGCCTCCACCGCGACGTCGGAAAACGTATGGCGTCCGGGCATCAAGGTGTTCTTCGACACCTTCGGCGCCCACCGAGCTGTCACCGTCGCGGCATCCAGTTCGGACAACGCCGAGATCCGTGACGTCTTCGGGAAGTTCATGCAGAAGTGGATCGACTTCACTGCGGCGACAATCGAGGCCGAACGGCGGCGCGGGGCCGCCCCGGAGACGCTGCCCGCCCACGACCTCGCCACGGCGCTCAATCTGATGAACGAACGCACGCTGCTCGCCGCGTTCGCCGGCCAGACCCCCGGCATTCCCCCCGACCGGGTCCTCGACTCGCTCGTGCACGTGTGGACATGCGCGGTCTACGGGGAATGCCGCTGA
- a CDS encoding helix-turn-helix domain-containing protein codes for MSKTFAARLNRLFDTVYPPGRGPHTSAEVIGALKAEGITMSAPYLSQLRSGNRTNPSQATMAALANFFRIKPAYFTDDEYYEKLDKELTWLANMRDEGVRRIASRSVGLSPEAQKDIVAKVDELRRKEHLDD; via the coding sequence ATGAGCAAGACGTTCGCCGCACGGCTGAACCGACTATTCGACACGGTTTATCCGCCAGGCCGGGGACCGCACACGTCCGCCGAAGTCATCGGTGCGCTGAAGGCCGAGGGCATCACGATGTCTGCGCCATACCTCTCCCAGCTGCGTTCAGGCAACCGAACGAACCCCTCGCAGGCCACCATGGCGGCCCTGGCCAACTTCTTCCGGATCAAGCCGGCGTACTTCACCGACGACGAGTACTACGAGAAACTCGACAAGGAACTCACCTGGCTGGCCAACATGCGGGATGAAGGCGTCCGCCGGATCGCCTCGCGTTCGGTCGGGTTGTCGCCCGAAGCGCAAAAGGACATCGTGGCCAAGGTCGACGAACTGCGGCGCAAGGAACACCTCGACGACTGA
- a CDS encoding LLM class F420-dependent oxidoreductase codes for MRFAFKTSPQNTSWAQMLPIWQAADDIDVYESGWTFDHFYPIFSDSTGPCLEGWVTLTALAQATKRLRVGVLVTGIHYRHPAVLANMASALDIISNGRLELGIGAGWNEEESGAYGIELGSVKERFDRFEEACEVLTGLLSQKTTSFDGKYYQLKDARNEPKGPQQPHPPICIGGSGERRTLRITARWAQHWNFVGGPPEEFARKRDVLASHCADIGRDPKELMISAHVRLGQDRDYAKVIDEAAALGAEGLDLAIVYLPPPHDTAVLEPLAEAIRDSGLTVTNA; via the coding sequence GTGCGATTCGCCTTCAAGACCTCACCGCAGAACACCAGCTGGGCCCAGATGCTGCCGATCTGGCAGGCCGCCGACGACATCGACGTCTACGAGTCGGGCTGGACGTTCGACCACTTCTATCCAATCTTCTCCGATTCGACCGGCCCATGCCTGGAGGGTTGGGTAACGCTGACCGCGCTGGCGCAGGCCACCAAGCGATTGCGCGTCGGTGTGCTCGTCACCGGCATCCACTACCGCCACCCCGCGGTCCTGGCCAATATGGCGTCGGCGCTGGACATCATCTCGAACGGCCGGCTCGAACTCGGTATCGGCGCGGGCTGGAACGAGGAGGAGTCCGGCGCCTACGGAATCGAGCTCGGATCGGTCAAGGAACGGTTCGACCGCTTCGAGGAGGCGTGCGAGGTGCTGACCGGCCTGCTCTCCCAGAAGACGACGAGCTTCGACGGCAAGTACTACCAGCTGAAAGACGCGCGTAACGAGCCGAAGGGCCCACAGCAGCCGCATCCCCCGATCTGCATCGGGGGAAGCGGCGAGAGGCGGACGCTGCGGATCACCGCACGCTGGGCGCAGCATTGGAACTTCGTCGGCGGGCCGCCGGAGGAGTTCGCCCGCAAGCGGGACGTGCTGGCCTCGCACTGCGCCGACATCGGACGGGATCCGAAGGAGCTGATGATCTCGGCGCACGTCCGCCTTGGCCAGGACCGGGACTACGCGAAGGTGATCGACGAGGCGGCCGCCCTCGGCGCCGAGGGCCTTGATCTGGCGATCGTGTACCTGCCGCCGCCCCACGACACAGCGGTGCTCGAACCCCTCGCCGAGGCGATCAGGGACTCCGGGCTGACGGTCACGAATGCATAA
- a CDS encoding flavin-containing monooxygenase: protein MTEFVDVAIVGAGISGISAAWHLQGQNPDKTYAILERRDRLGGTWDLFKYPGIRSDSDMYTLGFHFKPWVTDQSIADGASIWNYLNEAATENGIDKHMRYGHKVVAANWSDEDNRWELTVEHDGEQIQLNAGFLWACSGYYDYDRGYSPEFPGAEDFAGTIVHPQHWPQDLDYQGKKVVVIGSGATAITLIPALIDGGAGHVTMLQRTPTYIGSLPDKDPFAARAYRLLPEKPAYTAVRWKAIMLAVMQYQIARAFPNTFRKLLRKMAERRLPEGYDYDRHFAPDYKPWDQRVCLAPNGDIFKAIRNGKADVVTDAIDRFTTEGILLKSGERIDADIIITATGLNVQFFGGAEVLRNGEPMDLADTVAYKGMMLSGIPNMAFTFGYTNASWTLKADLTSEYVSRLLNYMDDKGYDTVEPRRPGPDVERLPFVDLASGYIKRALDRLPKSGGKAPWRLKQNYLVDLRVIRNGKIDDDTLQFSKHRAPVTV from the coding sequence ATGACTGAATTTGTCGACGTCGCCATCGTCGGAGCCGGGATCTCCGGTATCAGCGCCGCGTGGCACCTGCAGGGCCAGAATCCGGACAAGACCTACGCGATCCTCGAGCGGCGCGACAGGCTCGGCGGGACGTGGGACCTGTTCAAGTACCCGGGCATCCGGTCGGACTCCGACATGTACACGCTGGGCTTCCACTTCAAGCCGTGGGTGACCGACCAGAGCATCGCCGACGGCGCCTCGATCTGGAACTACCTCAACGAGGCCGCCACCGAGAACGGCATCGACAAGCACATGCGGTACGGCCACAAGGTCGTCGCCGCCAACTGGTCGGATGAGGACAACCGTTGGGAGCTGACCGTCGAACACGACGGCGAACAGATCCAGCTCAACGCCGGGTTCCTGTGGGCCTGCAGCGGCTACTACGACTACGACCGGGGTTATTCGCCCGAGTTCCCCGGCGCCGAGGACTTCGCCGGCACCATCGTGCACCCGCAGCACTGGCCGCAAGACCTTGACTACCAAGGCAAGAAGGTCGTCGTGATCGGCAGCGGGGCCACCGCGATCACCCTCATCCCGGCGTTGATCGACGGCGGCGCCGGCCACGTGACGATGTTGCAGCGCACGCCCACCTACATCGGTTCGCTGCCCGACAAGGACCCCTTCGCCGCACGTGCCTATCGGTTGCTTCCGGAGAAACCCGCCTACACCGCCGTGCGGTGGAAGGCCATCATGCTGGCGGTGATGCAGTATCAAATCGCGCGCGCCTTCCCGAATACCTTCCGGAAACTGTTGCGCAAGATGGCCGAGCGCCGTCTTCCCGAGGGCTACGACTACGACAGGCACTTCGCACCCGACTACAAACCGTGGGATCAGCGGGTGTGTCTGGCCCCCAACGGCGACATCTTCAAGGCGATCCGCAACGGTAAGGCCGACGTGGTCACCGACGCGATCGACCGGTTCACCACCGAAGGCATCCTGCTGAAGTCCGGTGAGCGCATCGACGCCGACATCATTATCACGGCAACCGGTTTGAACGTGCAGTTCTTCGGTGGCGCGGAGGTGCTGCGCAACGGCGAGCCCATGGACCTCGCCGACACCGTGGCCTACAAGGGCATGATGCTCTCCGGTATCCCGAACATGGCGTTCACCTTCGGCTACACGAATGCCTCCTGGACGCTCAAGGCGGACCTCACATCCGAATACGTCAGCCGACTGCTCAACTACATGGACGACAAGGGATACGACACCGTCGAGCCGCGCCGCCCCGGTCCCGACGTCGAGCGTTTGCCGTTCGTAGACCTGGCGTCGGGTTACATCAAGCGCGCCCTCGACCGGCTGCCCAAGTCGGGCGGTAAGGCGCCGTGGCGGCTGAAGCAGAACTACCTGGTCGACCTGCGCGTCATTCGCAACGGCAAGATCGACGACGACACCCTGCAGTTCTCCAAGCACCGGGCCCCGGTCACGGTTTAG
- the rraA gene encoding ribonuclease E activity regulator RraA, whose protein sequence is MTIEPRATADLVDDIGPGVRSCDLQLRQFGGRPEFAGRVTTVRCFQDNALLKSVLSEPGDGGVLVIDGDGSLHTALVGDVIAALGRDNGWSGLIVNGAVRDASTLRTLDIGIKALGTNPRKSTKTGAGERQVPVEFGGVTFTPGDVAYSDDDGIVVVAP, encoded by the coding sequence GTGACCATCGAACCGCGCGCCACCGCCGACCTCGTCGACGACATCGGACCCGGCGTCCGCAGCTGTGATCTGCAACTTCGCCAGTTCGGCGGGCGACCGGAGTTCGCCGGGCGGGTCACCACGGTGCGGTGTTTTCAGGACAATGCGCTGCTCAAATCGGTGCTGTCGGAGCCCGGCGACGGCGGCGTGCTGGTGATCGACGGCGACGGCTCACTACACACCGCCCTGGTCGGTGACGTGATCGCCGCGCTCGGCCGCGACAATGGGTGGAGCGGGCTGATCGTCAACGGCGCCGTACGCGACGCGTCGACGCTGCGCACCCTCGACATCGGCATCAAGGCCCTCGGCACGAATCCCCGCAAGAGCACGAAAACAGGCGCGGGCGAACGGCAGGTCCCCGTCGAGTTCGGCGGCGTGACGTTCACGCCGGGTGATGTCGCCTACAGCGACGACGACGGCATCGTCGTCGTCGCGCCGTAG
- a CDS encoding copper resistance CopC family protein: MQALICRLTAAVAAVTLVALSLVGAGVTSAHATVIATDPADGAPVAEAPARVSATFSEAMQPAFAAMTVVGPDGNLWSTGAPQVQDTVVSVNLRPLGPAGVYTVNYRATSADGHVVTGSWTFELTAGGTGTPGPSAAADAPPVAPAEDPPVWPFIVGACVAVGAAALWTARRRT, translated from the coding sequence ATGCAAGCACTCATATGCAGGTTGACTGCCGCGGTGGCGGCTGTGACCCTGGTCGCCCTCTCCCTGGTCGGAGCGGGCGTGACGTCGGCCCACGCGACGGTCATCGCCACCGATCCCGCCGACGGCGCGCCGGTAGCCGAGGCGCCGGCACGGGTGAGCGCGACCTTCAGCGAGGCCATGCAGCCTGCGTTCGCAGCGATGACCGTCGTGGGTCCCGACGGAAACCTCTGGTCGACGGGCGCCCCGCAGGTGCAGGACACGGTCGTGTCGGTGAACCTGCGGCCGCTGGGCCCGGCGGGCGTCTACACCGTCAACTACCGCGCGACATCCGCCGACGGTCACGTCGTCACGGGGTCGTGGACTTTCGAGCTCACCGCCGGCGGCACCGGGACGCCCGGGCCGTCGGCCGCTGCGGACGCGCCCCCGGTCGCGCCGGCCGAGGATCCGCCGGTATGGCCGTTCATCGTCGGTGCCTGTGTTGCCGTGGGGGCAGCTGCGCTGTGGACGGCGCGACGCCGTACGTGA
- a CDS encoding DUF6474 family protein — protein sequence MGLFRRRKSRATRRAEARAIKAKAKLEARLSAKNEARRYKSQAKAEARALKAQLRAQRESDRTALKVAETQLRAAREGKILSPGRIRRTLTVARLLAPIAVPLVYRASVAARGFVDERRADRLGVPLSQLGQFSGHGGELSARISGAEQSARLVAEKKPKDAETKRFVAAITERLGDLSAAVAAAENMPTARRRAAHAAIAEQLDGIDADLMARLGVA from the coding sequence ATGGGTTTGTTCAGGCGACGCAAAAGCCGTGCTACCCGCCGAGCCGAGGCGCGCGCGATCAAGGCCAAGGCCAAGCTGGAGGCCAGGCTCTCGGCAAAGAACGAGGCGCGTCGCTACAAGTCCCAGGCGAAGGCCGAGGCGCGGGCGCTCAAGGCCCAGCTGCGCGCTCAGCGGGAAAGTGACCGGACCGCGCTCAAGGTCGCTGAGACGCAACTGCGGGCGGCCAGGGAGGGCAAGATCCTCTCCCCCGGCCGGATCCGTCGCACGCTGACCGTCGCCCGGCTGCTTGCCCCCATCGCGGTGCCGCTGGTCTACCGCGCGTCGGTGGCGGCCCGTGGCTTCGTCGACGAACGGCGAGCCGACCGGCTCGGGGTGCCGCTGAGCCAGCTCGGCCAGTTCTCCGGACACGGCGGTGAGCTGTCCGCGCGCATCTCCGGTGCGGAGCAGTCGGCTCGGCTGGTCGCCGAGAAGAAACCGAAGGACGCCGAAACCAAACGGTTCGTCGCCGCGATCACCGAGCGTCTCGGTGACCTGTCGGCGGCCGTCGCCGCCGCGGAGAACATGCCGACCGCGCGCCGGCGGGCCGCCCACGCCGCGATCGCGGAACAACTCGACGGGATCGACGCCGACCTGATGGCCCGTCTCGGCGTGGCCTGA
- a CDS encoding glutamate synthase subunit beta, with the protein MADPRGFLKHTHRELPPRRPVPLRLRDWNEVYEDFSHERLQIQAARCMDCGIPFCHNGCPLGNLIPEWNDLVFKDRWHDAIERLHATNNFPEFTGRLCPAPCEASCVLGINQDAVTIKQVEVEIIDNAFDQGWVVPLPPDRLTGKKVAVVGSGPAGLAAAQQLTRAGHTVTVFERADRIGGLLRYGIPEFKMEKRHIDRRLEQMEAEGTQFRTGVDVGVDISDAQLRSEFDAVVLAGGATAWRDLPVPGRELDGIHQAMEFLPWANRVQLGDPVTDEDGQPPLTAKGKKVVIIGGGDTGADCLGTSHRQGAVSVHQFEIMPRPPETRADSTPWPTYPLMFRVTSAHEEGGERVYSVNTEEFCGDGNGHVKSLKVHEVEMKAGGFEKVEGSDFELEADLVLLAMGFVGPEKQGLLTDLKVELTDRGNVARDDDFATSVPGVFVAGDMGRGQSLIVWAIAEGRAAAAGVDRYLMGKSALPAPIKPTAVPQR; encoded by the coding sequence GTGGCTGATCCGCGGGGTTTTCTCAAGCACACCCATCGTGAACTCCCGCCGCGCCGGCCGGTGCCGCTGCGTCTGCGCGACTGGAATGAGGTCTACGAGGACTTCTCCCACGAGAGACTGCAGATCCAGGCCGCCCGCTGCATGGACTGCGGGATCCCGTTTTGCCACAACGGTTGTCCACTCGGGAACTTGATTCCCGAGTGGAACGACCTGGTCTTCAAGGACCGGTGGCACGACGCGATCGAGCGCCTGCACGCGACCAACAACTTCCCGGAGTTCACCGGGCGGCTGTGTCCGGCGCCGTGTGAGGCGTCGTGCGTGCTCGGCATCAACCAGGACGCGGTCACCATCAAGCAGGTCGAAGTCGAGATCATCGACAACGCCTTTGACCAGGGCTGGGTGGTTCCGTTGCCGCCCGACCGGCTGACCGGCAAGAAGGTCGCCGTCGTCGGTTCTGGCCCGGCCGGCCTGGCCGCCGCCCAGCAGCTGACGCGCGCCGGTCACACCGTGACTGTGTTCGAGCGCGCCGACCGCATCGGCGGGCTGCTGCGCTACGGCATCCCCGAGTTCAAGATGGAGAAGCGACACATCGACCGCCGGCTGGAACAGATGGAGGCCGAAGGCACCCAGTTCCGCACCGGCGTCGACGTCGGCGTGGACATCAGCGACGCGCAGCTACGTTCGGAGTTCGACGCGGTGGTGCTGGCCGGTGGCGCAACGGCGTGGCGCGACCTGCCGGTCCCCGGCCGCGAGCTGGACGGCATCCACCAGGCGATGGAGTTCCTGCCGTGGGCCAACCGGGTCCAGCTGGGCGATCCGGTGACCGACGAGGACGGTCAGCCGCCGCTCACCGCGAAAGGCAAGAAGGTCGTCATCATCGGTGGCGGCGACACCGGCGCCGACTGCCTTGGCACCTCACACCGGCAGGGTGCGGTGAGCGTGCACCAGTTCGAGATCATGCCGCGACCGCCGGAGACGCGGGCCGACAGCACGCCGTGGCCCACCTATCCGCTGATGTTCCGTGTGACGTCGGCACACGAAGAGGGCGGCGAGCGGGTGTACTCGGTCAACACCGAGGAGTTCTGCGGTGATGGGAACGGCCACGTCAAGTCGCTGAAGGTGCACGAGGTCGAGATGAAGGCCGGCGGGTTCGAGAAGGTCGAGGGCTCGGACTTCGAGTTGGAGGCTGACCTGGTGCTGCTCGCCATGGGGTTCGTCGGGCCCGAGAAGCAGGGCCTGTTGACCGATCTCAAGGTGGAGCTGACCGACCGCGGCAACGTGGCGCGCGACGACGACTTCGCGACGTCGGTGCCCGGTGTGTTCGTGGCCGGCGACATGGGCCGCGGGCAGTCGCTGATCGTGTGGGCGATCGCCGAGGGGAGGGCCGCCGCCGCGGGAGTCGACCGGTACCTGATGGGCAAGAGCGCGCTGCCGGCCCCGATCAAGCCGACGGCCGTCCCCCAGCGCTAG
- a CDS encoding PHP domain-containing protein: MDPVTALRQIAYYKDRAGEDSRRVMAYRNAADILQRLTEAERDRHGTANSWQTLPGIGPKTAKVIAQAWAGGEPDVLVELREKAVDLGGGEIRAALKGDLHVHSNWSDGSAPIEEMMSAARDLGHEYCALTDHSPRLTIANGLSPDRLRKQLDVIDELREVVAPLSILTGIEVDILEDGSLDQEEELLERLDVVVASVHSKLSMDAPAMTRRMLKAVANPHTDVLGHCTGRLVTGNRGIRPESKFDAEKVFSACRDNGTAVEINSRPERRDPPTRLLSLALDIGCVFSIDTDSHAPGQLDFLGYGAQRALDAGVPVERIVNTWPAEDLLAWTGS; encoded by the coding sequence ATGGACCCCGTGACGGCGCTGCGCCAGATCGCGTACTACAAGGACCGCGCCGGCGAAGACTCCCGGCGGGTGATGGCCTACCGCAACGCCGCTGACATCCTGCAGCGGCTCACCGAGGCAGAGCGCGACCGCCACGGCACCGCCAACTCGTGGCAGACGCTGCCGGGTATCGGTCCCAAGACCGCGAAGGTGATCGCGCAGGCCTGGGCAGGCGGAGAACCCGATGTGCTCGTCGAATTACGGGAGAAGGCAGTTGATCTGGGCGGCGGTGAGATCCGGGCAGCGCTCAAGGGCGATCTGCACGTCCACTCGAACTGGTCGGACGGTTCGGCGCCCATCGAGGAGATGATGTCGGCCGCCCGCGATCTAGGGCACGAGTATTGCGCGTTGACCGACCACTCGCCGCGCCTGACCATCGCCAACGGACTGTCCCCGGACCGGCTGCGCAAACAGCTCGACGTCATCGACGAGCTGCGCGAAGTCGTTGCGCCACTTAGTATCCTGACCGGCATCGAGGTCGACATCCTCGAGGACGGCTCGCTGGACCAGGAAGAGGAACTGCTCGAACGCCTCGACGTGGTGGTAGCCAGCGTGCACTCGAAGCTCTCCATGGACGCCCCGGCGATGACGCGGCGCATGCTCAAGGCGGTGGCCAACCCGCACACCGACGTTCTCGGCCACTGCACCGGACGGCTGGTCACCGGCAACCGCGGTATCCGGCCGGAGTCCAAGTTCGACGCCGAGAAGGTCTTCAGCGCGTGCCGCGACAACGGCACTGCCGTCGAGATCAACTCCCGCCCGGAGCGCAGGGATCCACCCACCCGGCTGCTGAGTCTGGCACTCGACATCGGTTGTGTGTTCTCGATCGACACGGATTCGCATGCGCCCGGTCAGCTGGACTTCCTCGGCTACGGCGCACAGCGGGCGCTGGATGCCGGGGTGCCCGTCGAGCGGATTGTCAACACCTGGCCGGCCGAGGATCTGTTGGCCTGGACGGGTTCCTGA
- a CDS encoding TMEM165/GDT1 family protein, giving the protein MLGAVLVSLAVVFVAELGDKSQLITMTYALRHRWWVVLSGVGIAAVLVHGLSVAIGHFLGVTLPEKPIAFAAAIAFLLFAAWTWREGRNAGDEDVRVAEPRFAVPAIVSSFVLAELGDKTMLATVALASDRDAIGVWIGATVGMVLADGVAIVVGAMLHKRLPEGFLHAVASVLFLMFGLWMLFDAALGWRAVALAGIGGVAVAAVLVAVARTVRARRDRATSTAPRETSSDPV; this is encoded by the coding sequence ATGCTCGGCGCTGTTTTGGTCAGCCTCGCGGTGGTTTTCGTCGCCGAACTCGGCGACAAATCACAGCTCATCACGATGACCTACGCGCTGCGGCACCGCTGGTGGGTAGTGTTGTCCGGGGTCGGTATCGCCGCGGTACTCGTGCACGGGCTGTCGGTGGCGATCGGCCACTTCCTCGGGGTGACGCTGCCCGAGAAGCCCATCGCATTCGCCGCGGCCATCGCCTTCCTGTTGTTCGCGGCGTGGACCTGGCGCGAGGGACGCAACGCCGGCGACGAGGACGTGCGGGTGGCCGAACCCCGATTCGCCGTTCCCGCCATCGTCTCGTCGTTCGTGCTCGCCGAACTGGGCGACAAGACCATGCTGGCGACGGTGGCGCTGGCCAGCGACCGCGATGCCATCGGCGTCTGGATCGGCGCGACCGTGGGCATGGTGCTCGCCGACGGCGTTGCCATCGTCGTCGGCGCAATGCTGCACAAGCGGCTGCCCGAGGGGTTTCTGCACGCGGTGGCGAGCGTGCTGTTCCTTATGTTCGGCCTTTGGATGCTCTTCGACGCCGCGCTCGGTTGGCGGGCCGTGGCACTGGCCGGGATCGGTGGGGTGGCGGTGGCCGCAGTGCTGGTCGCCGTGGCGCGGACCGTACGCGCCAGGCGGGACCGTGCCACCTCCACGGCGCCTCGCGAAACGTCGTCCGACCCCGTCTGA